A single window of Candidatus Schekmanbacteria bacterium DNA harbors:
- a CDS encoding DUF89 family protein, translated as MKVKPMCLQCMKELIRKTCMLASTDRKIQKKAEENALKILYEKFNSEAVPAKISSIFHKEIKKITSNDDPYEEYKREEIKNARMLFEIVKEKFPNNFYGAVAISVLGNSIDYFRDIEDVRKDIDEGFSFAIDDTIEVEILLKKKVLNSKEILFLADNSGEYFFDIPLIKSIEKMNLKVFYSIKSEAVQNDLCFVDYQNFIKGNESISILPSGNGTVGISLEESSDEFLNVFKRAGLIISKGMGNYETLTEIKYERPVFYLLKAKCIPVADSLGVKKGDYVAKLTYCR; from the coding sequence ATGAAAGTAAAACCAATGTGTCTTCAGTGTATGAAAGAGTTGATACGCAAAACCTGTATGCTTGCTTCTACGGATAGGAAGATACAGAAAAAAGCTGAAGAAAATGCCTTGAAAATCTTGTATGAGAAATTTAATTCAGAAGCTGTACCCGCAAAGATTTCATCGATATTTCATAAGGAAATAAAAAAAATTACAAGCAATGATGACCCTTATGAGGAATATAAAAGAGAAGAAATCAAAAATGCGAGAATGTTGTTTGAAATTGTCAAAGAAAAATTTCCAAATAATTTTTATGGAGCTGTTGCAATTTCCGTTTTAGGCAATTCCATCGATTATTTTAGAGATATTGAAGATGTAAGGAAGGATATTGATGAAGGTTTTTCCTTTGCAATCGATGATACGATTGAGGTTGAAATATTGTTGAAGAAAAAAGTGTTGAATTCAAAAGAAATACTTTTTCTTGCAGACAATTCAGGTGAATACTTTTTTGATATTCCCCTTATAAAATCTATTGAGAAGATGAATCTAAAGGTTTTTTATTCAATTAAAAGCGAAGCTGTGCAGAATGATTTGTGTTTTGTTGATTATCAAAACTTTATTAAGGGAAATGAATCTATTTCTATATTGCCTTCAGGCAATGGGACTGTAGGAATATCACTCGAGGAATCATCTGACGAATTTTTGAATGTTTTTAAAAGGGCAGGGCTCATTATTTCAAAAGGAATGGGTAATTACGAAACATTGACAGAGATAAAATATGAAAGACCAGTTTTTTATCTTTTAAAGGCAAAATGTATACCAGTTGCAGATTCATTAGGTGTAAAAAAAGGAGATTATGTGGCAAAGCTTACATATTGTCGGTAA